Proteins found in one Gadus macrocephalus chromosome 23, ASM3116895v1 genomic segment:
- the gpr12 gene encoding G-protein coupled receptor 12: MSEDAAITPSWLSPDPTSWASGGGSLLTDNSTGGLGAFPSEDSLAAGPLPLLVNPWDIVLCSSGTLIACENALVVLVIWQNPGLRAPMFLLIGSLALADLLAGLGLVLHFTCAYLLRSDSAQLLTVGLVVASFSASVFSLLAITIDRYLSLYYALTYNSERTAAFTYTMLVLLWGLSLCLGLLPVTGVNCLAEEASCSVVRPLTKNNVAVLSVSFLLLFGLMLQLYVQICKIVMRHAHQIALQHHFLAATPHYVTTRKGVSTLAIILGTFAACWMPFTVYSLVADYTYPPLYTYATLVPATYNSVINPVIYAFRNQEIQKALWLVCCGCVPAGVAHRARTPSDV, translated from the coding sequence ATGAGCGAGGATGCGGCGATCACCCCCAGCTGGCTGAGTCCGGACCCCACGTCCTGGGCCAGCGGCGGAGGGTCTCTGCTCACGGACAACAGCACCGGGGGTCTCGGGGCCTTCCCCTCGGAGGACAGCCTGGCCGCGGGGCCCCTGCCCCTGCTGGTCAACCCCTGGGACATCGTGCTGTGCTCCTCCGGCACGCTGATCGCCTGCGAGAACgccctggtggtgctggtgatcTGGCAGAACCCGGGCCTGCGGGCGCCCATGTTCCTCCTGATCGGCAGCCTGGCCCTGGCCGACCTGCTGGCCGGCCTGGGCCTGGTGCTGCACTTCACCTGTGCCTACCTGCTGCGCTCCGACTCGGCCCAGCTGCTCacggtggggttggtggtggccTCCTTCTCCGCCTCCGTCTTCAGCCTGCTGGCCATCACCATCGACCGCTACCTGTCGCTGTACTACGCGCTGACCTACAACTCGGAGCGCACGGCCGCCTTCACCTACACCATGCTGGTGCTGCTGTGGGGGCTGTCGCTGTGCCTGGGGCTGCTGCCCGTCACCGGGGTCAACTGCCTGGCGGAGGAGGCGTCCTGCAGCGTGGTGCGGCCCCTCACCAAGAACAACGTGGCCGTGCTGTCCGTCTCCTTCCTGCTGCTCTTCGGCCTCATGCTGCAGCTCTACGTGCAGATCTGCAAGATCGTCATGCGCCACGCCCACCAGATCGCCCTGCAGCACCACTTCCTGGCCGCCACGCCCCACTACGTCACCACGCGCAAGGGCGTGTCCACGTTGGCAATCATCCTGGGCACCTTCGCGGCGTGCTGGATGCCCTTCACCGTGTACTCGCTGGTGGCCGACTACACCTACCCACCGCTGTACACCTACGCCACGCTGGTGCCCGCCACCTACAACTCCGTCATCAACCCTGTCATCTACGCCTTCCGCAACCAGGAGATCCAGAAGGCGCTGTGGCTGGTGTGCTGCGGCTGTGTGCCGGCCGGGGTTGCCCATCGCGCCCGGACCCCCAGCGacgtctga